The stretch of DNA ACGTAAAGCTGTCCACGGCGAGGCTTCCGCTCGCCGTACCGATCAGCGACGCAAAAGTCTTCACCGGACGCCAGAAGCCTATGACCGAAGTCGTGTTCCTCTTCGCCGAGATCACCACCGAACAGGGCCATAGCGGCATCGGCTTCAGCTACTCCAAGCGCGCCGGCGGCCCGGCCCAGTATGCCCACGCCAAGGAAGTCGCCGAAGGCATCATCGGGGAAGACCCCAATGACATCGGCAAGATCTACACCAAGCTTCTCTGGGCCGGTGCATCCGTCGGCCGCTCCGGCGTGGCCACCCAGGCCCTCGCCGCCATCGACATTGCGCTCTACGACCTCAAAGCCAAGCGCGCCGGCCTGCCGCTGGCGAAGTTCCTCGGCGCCTACCGCGACTCCGTCCAGACCTACAACACCTCCGGCGGCTTCCTCAACGCCACCCTGGACGAGGTCAAGGCCCGCGCCACCCGGTCGGTGGAAGAGGGCATCGGCGGCATCAAGATCAAGGTCGGCCTTCCGGACACGGCCGAGGATCTGCGCCGCGTGGCCGGCATCCGTGAGCACATCGGCTGGGACGTGCCCCTCATGGTTGACGCCAACCAGCAATGGGACCGTGCCACCGCCCTCCGGATGGGGCGCCGGTTGGAGGAATTCAACCTCGTCTGGATCGAGGAGCCGCTCGACGCCTACGACTTCGAAGGCCACGCGGACCTCGCCCGCGCCCTCGACACCCCCATCGCCACCGGTGAGATGCTCGCCTCCGTCGCGGAGCACAAGGGACTGATCAACGCCAACGGCTGCGACATCATCCAGCCCGACGCGCCGCGGGTGGGCGGCATCACCCAGTTCCTGCGCCTGGCAGCCCTGGCCGACGAGCGCGGGCTTGGCCTCGCACCGCACTTCGCCATGGAAATCCACCTCCACCTCGCCGCTGCCTACCCCCGCGAACCGTGGGTGGAGCACTTCGACTGGCTCGATCCGCTCTTCAACGAGCGCCTCGAAACCAAGAACGGCCGCATGCTGGTTCCGGACCGTCCCGGGCTTGGCATCTCCCTCAGCGAGCAGGCGCGCGCGTGGACGACAGAGTCAGTGGAATTCGGCAAGTAACCTTGAAGCCATGAGCCGGAACCTGACCGCGGACCTCGCCACTGATCTCCGCAGGCGCATTGTCGACGGCGTCATCCAGCCGGGGGCGAAGCTGCCCAGCGAGAACACCCTGATCAGCGAGTTCGGCGTCAGCCGGACGGTGGTCCGCGCGGCCTTGACCCGGCTCCAGGCCGAGGGACTGGTGGAAACCGAACGGGGGCGGGGCAGCTTTGCGCTGACCCCGCCGCCGGACGGACCGCAGCAGGGTGCCGGGACGCGCACCGTGGCCAGCCTGGAGGACCGCCTGTGGCAGCTCGAGTTCCGGATTGGAGTCGAGTCCGAGGCCGCTGCGCTCGCCGCCCGCAACCATACCGACCGGCAGCTGAAGGCGGTTCAAAAGGCCTTCAGTGACTTCACGGACAGTGCGGCGCATCCGGCGCACGCCATGAAAGCCGACTACGAGTTCCACCGGGCAATTGCCGCGGCCTCCGGCAATCCTTTCTACTCCGACTGCCTGGCATCCCTGGGGCAGACCATGATCGCCATGCCAAGGGCCCGGCTCCTGGGCGGGGCGGAGCACTACGCGCGCGAGCATTTCGATCAGGTCGTGCAGGAGCACCAGTCAATCGCCGCGGCCATCGCCGAAGGGGACGGCCCGTCGTCGTCAGCCGCAATGCGGAGCCACCTGGCAAACTCGCGACGCCGGTTGCGCGACGCCGCTTCCGGCAACGGCTGAGGTCAGGGTTCCGGCAGCGCTTTCGAGTCCCGCAAGGCATCCAGTAATGCAAATAATGTGTTGGACGGGCATTACTGCCGCCGAATAAAGTGGAGAATCGCTGTGGTGCGGACCACAACCCCACCGCCCCGGGCCCCCAAGCTTCGCCAATTCAAAGGATTACCCATGCCGTCTGTAGACACCGCTGTCACGGACGTGGCCTCGGCCACGACAAAGTTCTTCAAGCGGGTGCTGCCCATCATGCTGGTCATGCTGGTGTGCAACCAGCTCAACCGGTCCAACATCGGCTACGCCCAGGAACACCTGCAGGCCGATGTCGGTATCGGCGCTGCCGCTTACGGCTTCGGGGCCGGGCTGTTCTTCATCGCCTACGCCATCTTCGAACTGCCCAGCAATGTGATGATGGAGAAGTACGGGGCCAAGGTCTGGCTGGCCCGGATCATGGTCAGCTGGGGCATCGTTTCCTTCCTGATGGCGTTCGTGCAGAACGAGACCATGTTCTACGTCCTGCGGTTCCTGCTGGGAGCCGCGGAAGCCGGATTCTTTCCTGCGGTGATTTTCTACTTCGCCCGCTGGGTACCGGCAGGACACCGCGGCAAGGCCACCGCGATCTTCATCGCCGGCTCCTCCGTTGCCGCGGCCATCTCGGGCCCGGTTGCCGGCTCGCTGCTGAGCCTCCACGACGTGCTCGGCCTGCGGGGCTGGCAGTGGCTGTTCGGGGTTGAAGGCGTGCTGTCGGTCGTTGTCGGCATTGTGGTGTTCTTCCTGCTGGACGCGAAGATCCAAGACGCCAAGTGGCTGGGTGCAGCTGAAAAGGCCGCCCTGTCAGCTGCTATTGCGCGCGAGGATGCCGAACACGCGGCTTCGTCCGCCGGCAAGGGAACGGTTAACCGCTGGAAGATGCTGCTGAACCCACAGATCCTCCTGCTGTGCGGTATCTACTTTGCGGTCCAGCTGTCCATCTACGCCAATACGTTCTGGCTGCCGACGATCATCAAGCGCATCCCGGGAACCACCGACCTCAGCGTGGGATTCCTCTCCGCCATACCCTGGGTCTGCGCCGTGTTCGCCATGTACTTTGCGGCCAAGTGGCAGGACAAGGCCAAGTCGAAGCGGCCCTTGCTCGCAGTGGCGCTTCTCGTCGCTGCGGGCGGTACGCTCGCTGCCGCCGTCGCCTCCCCCGTCATCGCCCTGGTTTTCCTGGCTGTCGCGGCCATGGGATTCAAGAGCGCCTCACCTTTGTTCTGGACCATCCCGCAGTCCGGCCTGCACCCCATGGTCCTGGCCCCGGCCATTGCCATCATCAACTCGCTGGGCAACCTGGGCGGCTTTGTGGCACCCTTCGGATTCGGCCTGATCAAGGAGCAGACGGGCAGCGTCATGCCGGGCCTGTTCGCCCTTGCCGCCGCATCCACAATCGCAGCCGGCCTCGTCTTCTTCCTGAAGGAACGCAGGACCCACGCTCCGGACGCCGAGCGCACCGACGAGCCCGGCGAGAACGCAACAGCCACGGAACTGGTGGCGTCCCGGTAGGACCTAGGCCCAGAACGCGTCGCCCTGCGCAGTGTCAACGTAGAATTCGCGACCTTCGGTGATCTTGCCGTCGCGGACCTTGAAGGCGATCACGCCCTCCATGTCCAGGCTCCTGCCGCCGCTTTCTGCCTGGTTGTGTTGCAGGGCGACGGTGTAGTTCTCGCCGTCGAGGTGTCCTGCAGGGTTACTTTCAGCTGGCCTTCCGAGCGTGTCCCGAGTTCCCGGAAGTACGCCAGGATCCTCTCGCGTCCCTCCTTCCTGCCCGACAGCGTGCCGTTGCCCGGAGCGAACCAGACGGCGTCCTCGGCGAACAACTCCCTGAGGGTGTCCATGTCGCCCGCGTTGAAGGCCTCGTATCCGCGCCGGACCAGTTCAACGTTCTCCCCTGCTCCCATGTCGGCCACCTCTCCGTCATCATCGTCGGTCAGATTTTGAACGGATTAAGGCTATTTCCGGGCTCCTGTGCCTGTCGATGGGCCGAAGGTCCGGTGCGGTCAGTCGCCCTTGGAATCGGTGTGCCGGCCGGTGAGCTTGTCCAGGAGCCGGTCAACCATGCCGACACCGGGCCCTACCGTCTTATGGAACAGTTCCGAGTGCGGAGCGCTCGGGTGCGGCCGGGTCGGTGCCAGCTTTTTCGCCTTCTGTACCTTGTTCGCCCATATCGACGAGTTTTTCGCGGGGGATGTGAAGGCGGAGCTTCGGGAACTGTTCGGACTCCTCGTCGCTCGCGTGATGCGTCAGCTGCTTCTCCAGCTCGTGTACCAGGTCCATGAACGCCTGGTCGGAAGACTCGGCTTTCTCCATCTTCTTCAGCAGCTTGACGATCTCGTCGTGCTCCTTCTTGTCGTGTTCTACTTCCTCCGGACCGTTGGGCACGTGGTCCTTGATCGCGGGATAGACGTACATCTCCTCCGCGACAGCATGACGCATGATTTCCGCGATCAGAGTGTCGGCAAGGTCCCTGCGCTCGCTCCCATCCGGCGAGCTCTTAATTTGCCCGATCAAGGCAATCATGTCCTGATGATCACTGGTCAGGATGTCCACGACGTCCACGTTCGCTCCAGCGGAATTGGTATCGCTCATGAGTTCGGCCTCCTCCTGGATCGCTTCCTGCAAGCGATGTAGGACGGTCAAAGTACCACGTGGTAACAGCCCGATCCATAGGTGGAATGCGCCGTACCTGCGCAACGGGATGGACGCACCGCGGTGGGCCGCCACACCGCGCGGCAGTCGGGCAGCAGCACGCCTTCAGGGCAGACTAGGGTCATGGCTGATTCTGAGGCAGTGACTACCCAACATTCGACAGTGGAGGAATGGACACGGGCGTTGGCGGAATCCGTGGGTTCCCCAGGCGGTGGCGCCGGGGCCGGGTTAATGCTGGCCATAGGCGCGTCGCTGACGTCGATGGTGGCCGGATACACCGAGGCCGATGAGCACCAACGCGCCGAACTCGACAATGTTCACGCCCGGGCGCGGACACTGCGGCAAGCTGCTCTTCGACTGGCGGATGACGACGCTTCCGCATCCGAAGCTTTCGGGGCCGCGTTCCGGCTGGAGCCCGGGCCTGAACGCGAGGATGCAATCCAAAAAGCCTCGGTCGAAGCCGCAAAGGCATCCGCCCTGCTCGGCGAACGGGCGATCGCTGCCATCACTGACCTGCAATGGCTGGCAGACAACGGCAACCCGGCGCTTATCGCCGATGTGGTGGTTGCTTTCGGCGCCCTAAGGGCAGCGCTGACAGGAGCCCGCACCAACGTCAGCTACGACCTCTCCACCTTGACCTCGGCCGGCGCGACGCTCGAACAGGTCCGCCACGAGCACCCGGACTTGTGGGCGACGGTTAAGGACCTCAACGCCGCGCTGGACCGGATCGACAGGCTTACGGCCGCGATAGATCACCGGGCGGCCCCCACAGACGCCGTCTGACGGGGCACACATTGCCGGCCGGCACGGGCACGGCCACGCAAGGGGCACGGCCACGGCAGATGTTCCCGGGTCAGAAAGTTCGGGTCGCGCTGGGCGTGATAACCCCGTCGACGGGCCGGTCATGGCTTTCGCAGGGCACCGAGTCTACGAACTCCTCGTCATAAACGACCGCGAACACCGGAGGCGGTTGCTCCAAAGACGCGAGAGCTCGGTCAAAATATCCGCGGCCCCATCCCATTCGCATTCCCGAACTGTCAACCGCCGCGGCCGGAATAAGCAGCAGATCGACGCTCTGGAAAACGCTGGCAGGCACTACCTCGCCGACCATTTCAGAGATGCCGAACAAGCCAACCTGTTCAGGCCCTTCAGTCGCAGGTACCCAGTCCAGCAGCCCGTCCTGTCTGCTCACCGGGACGAGAACGTCCACGCCGTTCGCGGCGGCCCAGCCCAGAAAGGGCCGGGTGTTCGGTTCGTCCCCACCGGAAAGGTAGCAGCCCACCAACGCGGGGACACGATCACGGACCAGGGCGATCAAGTGCTCCGTCAGACCGGCCGTTGCCGATCCCAACTCCCCCGCCGACCGGGTCCGGCGCCGGAGGCGAACCTCCGCGCGCAACCTGCGCTTTGCATCCCTCACTGAATCATCCGACATCATGCTTAGACAGTAGCTTCAGTTGGCCCGGCTGTATGGCTAGTCCACGCAGAGGCAGAAGGGGTGGCCGGCCGGGTCGAGGAAAACCCTGAAGGTGGTGCCAGGCTGGGTCTCCGCTTTAGTGGCTCCCAATTTGGTGGCTTCTGTCTCGCCTTCGTCCAGGTCCTCCACCATGAGGTCCACATGCATCTGCTGTGGCACGGACTGCCCGGGCCATTGGGGCGCCTGGTAGTCCTCCACTTGCTGGAAGGAGATGCAGTTGCTGCCGTCGTCGGGGCGGATTTCGGCCCAGCCGCCGTCGACCTTTGTGTTCCAGCCCAGCAGGGCGCCGTAAAACGCTGCGAGTGCCCCGGCGTCGGGGCAGTCGATGACGATACCTGGGAAGCGCGCGATAGCCATAGCGGAATGCTACCGCCGCCACACCGGCCAGTCTCTAAGAAGGCGGTCCTTGACAGGTCCAATGCCGGCGCCTAGGACTGGCGTTATCCAGTCCAGTCCATGTCCAACCACCGGCGGAGGAGAGAAAATGGAGACCACAGCGTACGGAATCGTGCACTTCTTCCCGGGAGGCACCAAGGAGCAATATGAGGCTTCACTTGCCGCCGTCCATCCCGGCGAGGGGATCCTGCCCGAGGGCCAGATCTTCCACGCCGCAGGTCCGTCCGAGGGCGGCTGGACCATCATGGCGGTGCATGAATCAAGGGCGAGTTGGGAAAAATTCCGCGACGGAATCCTCCTGCCCCGGATGCAGCAGGGCATCCAGGGCGGCTTCGCTTCCCAGCCTGAGGAGACCGTCGTGGATCTCTACAAGGTCATGCCTTAGCGGAGCCAGGGCATAAACTGTTACCTGCAGTGCCCATCCAGCCCCAGCATCAGGCACAGCCGATGGTGGTGGTGCGAAAGGTGCACTGGCAGTACCTGTATCAGCAGGGACTCCCGCCCGCCGTGGAGTCCCTGTTTACTTGATAGGGGTCCAACGGCGTACCCCTGACGCACATCACCACAAAAAGCACTGGAGACACATGCTGACCGTTAACGCTTATGCCGCACCATCCGCCGACGGGGAACTGGTTCCCACCACGATCGAGCGCCGCGACCTTGGCGCGCACGACGTCCTGATCGACATCAAGTACGCAGGCATCTGCCACTCCGACATCCACACTGTCCGGGGCGAGTGGGGCCCGCAGCAGTACCCGCTGGTTCCCGGCCATGAGATCGCCGGCGTTGTCACCGAGGTGGGCCCGGCGGTGACGAAGCACAAGGTTGGTGACCGCGTGGGCGTCGGCTGCATGGTCAACTCCTGCCGCGAATGCGCCAACTGCCTGAAGGGCGAGGAGCAGTACTGCCTCAAGGGCAACGTGGGAACGTACGGCGCGGTTGACCGCGACGGCACCGTCACCCAGGGCGGCTACTCCACCCACGTCGTGGTGACGGAAGACTTCGTGGTCCGGATCCCCGAAGGCATCGAGCTCGACGTCGCCGCGCCGCTGCTGTGCGCCGGCATCACCACCTACTCCCCGCTGCGC from Arthrobacter sp. B3I9 encodes:
- a CDS encoding nuclear transport factor 2 family protein, whose amino-acid sequence is MGAGENVELVRRGYEAFNAGDMDTLRELFAEDAVWFAPGNGTLSGRKEGRERILAYFRELGTRSEGQLKVTLQDTSTARTTPSPCNTTRQKAAAGAWTWRA
- a CDS encoding FadR/GntR family transcriptional regulator, with the translated sequence MSRNLTADLATDLRRRIVDGVIQPGAKLPSENTLISEFGVSRTVVRAALTRLQAEGLVETERGRGSFALTPPPDGPQQGAGTRTVASLEDRLWQLEFRIGVESEAAALAARNHTDRQLKAVQKAFSDFTDSAAHPAHAMKADYEFHRAIAAASGNPFYSDCLASLGQTMIAMPRARLLGGAEHYAREHFDQVVQEHQSIAAAIAEGDGPSSSAAMRSHLANSRRRLRDAASGNG
- a CDS encoding hemerythrin domain-containing protein — protein: MSDTNSAGANVDVVDILTSDHQDMIALIGQIKSSPDGSERRDLADTLIAEIMRHAVAEEMYVYPAIKDHVPNGPEEVEHDKKEHDEIVKLLKKMEKAESSDQAFMDLVHELEKQLTHHASDEESEQFPKLRLHIPREKLVDMGEQGTEGEKAGTDPAAPERSALGTVP
- a CDS encoding MFS transporter, coding for MPSVDTAVTDVASATTKFFKRVLPIMLVMLVCNQLNRSNIGYAQEHLQADVGIGAAAYGFGAGLFFIAYAIFELPSNVMMEKYGAKVWLARIMVSWGIVSFLMAFVQNETMFYVLRFLLGAAEAGFFPAVIFYFARWVPAGHRGKATAIFIAGSSVAAAISGPVAGSLLSLHDVLGLRGWQWLFGVEGVLSVVVGIVVFFLLDAKIQDAKWLGAAEKAALSAAIAREDAEHAASSAGKGTVNRWKMLLNPQILLLCGIYFAVQLSIYANTFWLPTIIKRIPGTTDLSVGFLSAIPWVCAVFAMYFAAKWQDKAKSKRPLLAVALLVAAGGTLAAAVASPVIALVFLAVAAMGFKSASPLFWTIPQSGLHPMVLAPAIAIINSLGNLGGFVAPFGFGLIKEQTGSVMPGLFALAAASTIAAGLVFFLKERRTHAPDAERTDEPGENATATELVASR
- a CDS encoding 5-formyltetrahydrofolate cyclo-ligase codes for the protein MSDDSVRDAKRRLRAEVRLRRRTRSAGELGSATAGLTEHLIALVRDRVPALVGCYLSGGDEPNTRPFLGWAAANGVDVLVPVSRQDGLLDWVPATEGPEQVGLFGISEMVGEVVPASVFQSVDLLLIPAAAVDSSGMRMGWGRGYFDRALASLEQPPPVFAVVYDEEFVDSVPCESHDRPVDGVITPSATRTF
- a CDS encoding cyclodeaminase/cyclohydrolase family protein → MADSEAVTTQHSTVEEWTRALAESVGSPGGGAGAGLMLAIGASLTSMVAGYTEADEHQRAELDNVHARARTLRQAALRLADDDASASEAFGAAFRLEPGPEREDAIQKASVEAAKASALLGERAIAAITDLQWLADNGNPALIADVVVAFGALRAALTGARTNVSYDLSTLTSAGATLEQVRHEHPDLWATVKDLNAALDRIDRLTAAIDHRAAPTDAV
- a CDS encoding mandelate racemase/muconate lactonizing enzyme family protein — protein: MTSVDLIRHVKLSTARLPLAVPISDAKVFTGRQKPMTEVVFLFAEITTEQGHSGIGFSYSKRAGGPAQYAHAKEVAEGIIGEDPNDIGKIYTKLLWAGASVGRSGVATQALAAIDIALYDLKAKRAGLPLAKFLGAYRDSVQTYNTSGGFLNATLDEVKARATRSVEEGIGGIKIKVGLPDTAEDLRRVAGIREHIGWDVPLMVDANQQWDRATALRMGRRLEEFNLVWIEEPLDAYDFEGHADLARALDTPIATGEMLASVAEHKGLINANGCDIIQPDAPRVGGITQFLRLAALADERGLGLAPHFAMEIHLHLAAAYPREPWVEHFDWLDPLFNERLETKNGRMLVPDRPGLGISLSEQARAWTTESVEFGK
- a CDS encoding VOC family protein, with product MAIARFPGIVIDCPDAGALAAFYGALLGWNTKVDGGWAEIRPDDGSNCISFQQVEDYQAPQWPGQSVPQQMHVDLMVEDLDEGETEATKLGATKAETQPGTTFRVFLDPAGHPFCLCVD